The Pirellulaceae bacterium genomic interval GCGTCCTGAGGCCCGGTGACGTGATAATTACTCGTAAAGAATATGCAATCACCAATTATTTCCTGCCCGGTTATTGGCCGCATGCCGCCATGTATGTGGGTGATCAACGTGTTGTCGAGTCCTTGAAGGACGGAGTCATGGAACGCGACATAACCTCTCCGTTCAGCAATGATGCAATCTCTGTGATTCGACCCCAGCTTGACGCCACAACAATTAACACCGCCATCGTGCGAGCCCGTTCCCATGTCGGCAAACCCTATGATTTTGACTTTGACTTCACGCGTGCTGATCGATTGGTCTGCACCGAGGTCGTGTATCGAAGTTACGAAGGCCTCGGAAGCATGCATTTCGAATTAACACGACGTGCTGGGCGAGAAACGCTCTCGGCAGAAGATCTGCTCAGACTAGCCCTTGCCAACAAATCTTTTCGGACGATTACGGCCTACAGCAACACGCTGACTCCGCAATTACTTCGCGGTAAACCAGTTGATGAACTACTCAGAAATACGATCACAGATCGCTAAAGCGTCGTAGGTTGACTCACTGAGCCTCTCACCCAGCTGACTTCGCTAGAAACCCAAACGCGTCCGCCACCTTTCACGGCGTAAACCAGCCACACAACGACGAATTAAAACTACTCGTCACCGATCTTGAAACATCGGTTCACTGCAGCTTTGCGATAAACTACATGTTCGCGGACCCCAGTTGTTGTTGGCAGGATGATCTTGGCATATCAGGCACACAAAAGTCCACACGAGGTAATAGGCAGATGACCCACCCCAAGATTCGACAAACACGACACCTTTGCTTCTTGATCGCAGGGTTGTGGATCATTGGGGGACTTCCGGCCAAATCGCCAGGACAAGTCACCCGATCGCGTCCTAATGTGGTGCTGTTGTTTATCGATGACCTGGGGTTTGGCGACACGGGTCCTTACGGCAGCACGGACATTCCCACACCCAACCTTGATCGCTTGGCCAACGAGGGTGTTGTATCAACCGCGTCGTATATCACAAATCCGCCCTGCTGCCCAAGTCGCTGCAGTTTGATGATGGGAATGTACGGTCAAAGGTTTGGCAAATACGGCATGTCTCGTGGCTTGCCCATCCCGGAAGACAAGCCAACCCTCGCTGAGTTTATGCGCAACCAGGGATACACCACCGGCCAGATCGGCAAGTGGGACCTTGGATCACGGTCTCAAGGACCCCTCACGCAAGGCTTTATGGAAGTCGCCAAGAAACCGCCCCAAAAACAATACAGCCAAATTCGCGAACAGAACAAGAATCGCAAACAGAAGAAAGATGCGTCCAAATACATCTGCATCACTGAAGACGGAAAGGAAGCTTGGCTGACCGATGTTAATGGGGATCAGATGGTCAGCTTCATCGAGCGCAACAAAGAAAAACCTTTCTTCCTTTATTTCTCACCAGAAGCCGTACACTCCTCGAATGCAGAAACGCCAGCTCGACTCACCGAGCGCACGACCGCGATTGGGAAACGCAAAAAGCTAGCCGGTGCGATCGTCTCCGTCGATGATCAAGTCGGAAAACTTCTTGCAGTGCTCGAGAAACATCAGCTACGAGAGAATACGTTGATCATTTTCTCTAGCGATAACGGAGCGAATGGGGGAGAAGGCGGAACATCGACCCCATATCGTGGAGGCAAAGGCAAGGGGACGCAGCAGGAGGGCTGGGTACGCGTCCCCACAATTTT includes:
- a CDS encoding sulfatase-like hydrolase/transferase, translated to MTHPKIRQTRHLCFLIAGLWIIGGLPAKSPGQVTRSRPNVVLLFIDDLGFGDTGPYGSTDIPTPNLDRLANEGVVSTASYITNPPCCPSRCSLMMGMYGQRFGKYGMSRGLPIPEDKPTLAEFMRNQGYTTGQIGKWDLGSRSQGPLTQGFMEVAKKPPQKQYSQIREQNKNRKQKKDASKYICITEDGKEAWLTDVNGDQMVSFIERNKEKPFFLYFSPEAVHSSNAETPARLTERTTAIGKRKKLAGAIVSVDDQVGKLLAVLEKHQLRENTLIIFSSDNGANGGEGGTSTPYRGGKGKGTQQEGWVRVPTILSMPTVLPQGKTYQGMTCTLDYYTTIAGTINVVPPEHLDGVNLLPFLTGEKTGDAHEFLFWMNNDPTDAPRRRLIAVRWKDWRLYHHKQLGWQLFNLQSDPREEHDVAAEFPSVVATMKQQHSGWAETLPPVAPLPKRIRNLPPIIPTGFGWAFANDVQADTENRLPANN